In the Thalassoglobus sp. JC818 genome, one interval contains:
- a CDS encoding insulinase family protein — MMISGQQIVTGAEEITSVEGITEYQLENGVRVLLFPDPSKPQVTVNMTVFVGSRHEGYGEAGMAHLLEHMLFKGTPDHPNIPKVLKEHGAQFNGTTWLDRTNYYETLPASEENLKFAIQLEADRLVNSFVKGEDLKSEMTVVRNEFESGENSPSRILGQKVMSTSFEWHNYGQSTIGNRADIERVPVESLQRFYRKYYQPDNVMVIVAGAFDPEVALKEIDERFGSIPRPDRVLEDTYTEEPAQDGERLVTLRRVGDVGLAAAVYHICSGAHPDYVAIDTLEHILTSSPSGRLYTGLVESKLAASISGAAYALHDPGVLRLMAEASPGVDPRDVLSKLLEITESIGTDGVTEEEVERAKRYWLKTWEMSLTDSSRLAVQLSEWAAQGDWRLMFLYRDRLEKVTPEDVQRVAAKYLQQNNRTAGLFIPTEEPERVTVPQTPELAEMIGDYQGREAVAAGEAFDVSPANIESRTSRVDLPTGVKAAFLPKKTRGEAVVLEFNFRYGDTDSLKGLATAAELLPTLMTRGTESLSRQEIQDALDENKAKLSGSGIPGLINFSIETRREFLPEVLKLFKDIVRNPSLPESELELIRNAKVASYEQQLTDPTALARVAVSRALSKDYAADDVRYTPTIEEEIERLKATELDEIKRLYKDFLNGTNGEVSIVGDFEISEVQPLVEEILADWTSDYPFERVGRPEAVDVHGGREEILIPGKENATYLAGTLFPITDDDPNYPALVMGNYVLGSSGLSSRLGDRVRQKDGLSYGVGSILRGSSIDPRTTLLVYAITNPDNMSKVEDAIEEEIELLLEKGVTAEELEAAQNGYLERQTVDRSDDRQLATTLTNTAYLDRTMEFYAKQEEEIAALTTEDVNNALNKFLSLKHYAVFAAGDLHRETDTPKKESEDPMPAEKEELKTTESGLKYRIIEPGEGAQPTAASTVVCHYKGWLDNGNVFDSSYDRGEPATFPLGGVIKGWTEGLQLLKEGGKIELEIPSELGYGDRGAPPVIPPSATLHFEVELLDVR, encoded by the coding sequence ATGATGATATCAGGACAACAAATTGTCACTGGCGCTGAAGAAATCACCTCAGTGGAGGGAATCACTGAGTACCAGCTTGAGAACGGAGTCCGGGTGCTTCTCTTCCCTGATCCTTCGAAACCTCAAGTCACAGTCAACATGACAGTTTTCGTCGGCTCGCGTCACGAAGGATACGGCGAAGCAGGCATGGCTCACTTGCTTGAGCACATGTTATTCAAGGGAACTCCGGACCATCCGAACATTCCAAAAGTGCTCAAAGAACACGGAGCCCAGTTCAACGGAACGACGTGGCTCGATCGAACGAACTACTACGAAACGCTCCCCGCCAGCGAAGAGAATCTGAAGTTCGCGATCCAGCTGGAAGCAGATCGTCTCGTCAACAGCTTCGTCAAAGGTGAAGACCTTAAATCAGAGATGACGGTCGTTCGCAACGAGTTCGAATCAGGCGAAAACTCGCCAAGTCGAATCCTCGGACAGAAAGTCATGTCGACTTCGTTCGAATGGCACAACTACGGTCAGTCGACAATTGGAAACCGCGCCGATATTGAGCGTGTTCCCGTCGAATCGCTGCAGCGTTTCTATCGGAAGTATTACCAGCCCGACAACGTAATGGTGATCGTCGCTGGAGCATTCGATCCGGAAGTTGCCCTGAAGGAAATTGATGAGCGATTCGGTTCGATCCCTCGGCCTGACCGAGTTCTTGAAGACACGTATACTGAAGAGCCTGCCCAAGACGGAGAAAGACTCGTCACGCTTCGCCGCGTCGGAGACGTTGGACTGGCCGCAGCGGTCTATCACATCTGCTCAGGTGCTCATCCTGACTATGTCGCGATCGATACACTCGAACACATTCTGACATCGTCCCCTTCCGGACGACTCTACACCGGACTCGTTGAGTCCAAACTCGCAGCGAGCATCTCTGGAGCTGCCTACGCTCTGCACGATCCAGGCGTTCTGCGGTTGATGGCAGAAGCTTCCCCGGGAGTTGACCCGCGAGATGTGCTTTCCAAACTTCTCGAGATCACAGAGTCCATCGGGACAGATGGAGTGACCGAAGAAGAAGTCGAACGCGCGAAACGCTACTGGCTGAAGACTTGGGAAATGTCGCTCACCGACAGCAGTAGACTCGCGGTTCAACTCAGCGAATGGGCAGCACAAGGTGACTGGCGTTTGATGTTCCTGTACCGGGATCGACTCGAGAAAGTCACTCCGGAAGACGTGCAGCGCGTCGCAGCGAAGTACCTGCAACAAAATAACAGAACTGCTGGACTCTTCATCCCGACCGAAGAGCCAGAACGAGTCACCGTTCCGCAAACTCCGGAACTGGCAGAAATGATCGGCGACTACCAAGGTCGCGAGGCGGTCGCAGCTGGTGAAGCATTTGATGTGTCGCCAGCGAACATCGAGTCTCGCACCTCCCGAGTCGACCTTCCGACTGGGGTGAAAGCAGCATTTCTCCCTAAGAAAACGCGAGGCGAAGCGGTCGTCCTCGAGTTCAATTTCCGCTACGGAGACACAGACTCACTCAAGGGACTGGCTACAGCTGCAGAACTCCTTCCAACACTGATGACTCGCGGGACAGAGTCGCTCAGCCGACAAGAGATTCAGGACGCACTTGATGAGAATAAAGCCAAGCTGTCCGGTTCTGGAATTCCGGGACTGATCAACTTCTCGATCGAAACTCGACGTGAATTCCTTCCCGAAGTTCTCAAACTGTTCAAAGACATCGTTCGAAACCCCTCGCTGCCAGAGTCAGAACTCGAACTCATTCGCAACGCGAAAGTCGCCAGCTACGAACAACAACTCACCGACCCCACAGCCCTCGCTCGTGTTGCTGTCTCTCGCGCACTTAGCAAGGACTACGCGGCTGATGACGTTCGCTACACACCGACGATCGAAGAAGAAATTGAACGGCTGAAAGCGACAGAGCTCGACGAGATCAAACGTCTCTACAAAGACTTCCTCAACGGAACCAACGGTGAAGTCTCAATCGTCGGCGACTTTGAAATCTCAGAGGTTCAACCTCTGGTTGAAGAGATTCTCGCCGACTGGACATCAGATTATCCATTCGAACGAGTCGGTCGTCCAGAAGCTGTCGACGTTCACGGAGGTCGTGAAGAAATCCTGATTCCGGGGAAAGAAAATGCGACTTACCTCGCCGGAACACTCTTCCCGATCACCGACGATGATCCAAACTACCCTGCTCTGGTCATGGGCAACTACGTCCTCGGAAGTAGTGGACTCTCATCACGGCTCGGAGATCGAGTCCGCCAGAAAGACGGGCTCTCCTACGGAGTTGGCTCAATCCTTCGAGGTTCATCGATCGATCCTCGCACGACTCTGCTTGTCTATGCCATCACCAATCCTGACAACATGTCCAAGGTTGAAGATGCCATTGAAGAAGAGATTGAACTCCTTCTCGAGAAGGGAGTCACCGCCGAAGAACTGGAAGCAGCCCAGAACGGCTATCTGGAGCGACAAACTGTTGATCGTTCCGACGATCGTCAACTGGCAACAACTCTGACGAACACAGCGTATCTCGATCGAACGATGGAGTTTTACGCAAAACAGGAAGAAGAAATCGCCGCGTTGACAACAGAAGACGTCAACAACGCACTCAACAAATTTCTGAGCTTGAAGCATTACGCCGTCTTCGCTGCCGGTGATCTGCATCGAGAAACCGACACCCCTAAAAAGGAAAGTGAAGACCCCATGCCGGCGGAAAAAGAAGAACTCAAGACAACGGAGAGCGGACTGAAATACCGGATCATCGAACCCGGCGAAGGCGCTCAACCGACTGCCGCAAGCACTGTCGTCTGTCACTACA
- a CDS encoding sulfatase-like hydrolase/transferase, with translation MHKQSAFNFANFVRTPFAIAGAALLLSNLCWAATKHPNVLIVMTDDQGYGDLSLHGNPHLQTPNLDDFARSGAQFERFFVSPVCAPTRASLLTGRDHLRTGVSGVTRGFENVRPEEVTIAELFRDAGYRTACFGKWHNGRHMPMHPNGQGFETFIGFCAGHWNTYFDPPLEHNGEEIQGQGYITDFLTDEAIKFIQTDDDEPWLCYVAYNTPHSPWRVPDEYWNRFNKMGLDTKAQCAYAMVANIDDNFGRLIAALDETSADETIVLFLTDNGANSDRFNAGMKGRKASIDEGGSRVPLLVRYPDVISSGTMVEPIASHLDLLPTLAEFCSVEVPEEVRERLNGTSLVPLLTDSTSPSEWPSRTIFTDMYRMTRPKHFRAAVRTNQWRATIQGASADSQHWKLYDMVSDPGQQKNVAAFHPEVVTQLRESYLKWRSTIDLDSLDDVRIPVGHPSRNAFRLPANEAFLIPDVGEGIRYTGDTSAGYANSWITDWTNTDAYPEWTIEVTEAGRYSISLEYTCPLESVGSQLRIEIGDQTTAVNIPKAFDPPLVPKPDYLYSTNYQDKSSWATLEIDEYDLEAGVYPIRVKINSLAGEKGIDLGSLTLIRSGNSN, from the coding sequence ATGCATAAACAAAGCGCGTTCAACTTTGCGAATTTCGTGAGGACGCCATTCGCCATCGCTGGAGCCGCTTTGCTTCTCAGCAATCTGTGCTGGGCAGCGACAAAGCATCCGAACGTGCTGATTGTCATGACTGATGATCAGGGATATGGCGATCTCAGTTTACATGGGAATCCGCACCTTCAGACTCCGAATCTCGACGACTTCGCTCGTTCGGGAGCACAATTTGAACGGTTCTTCGTCAGCCCGGTGTGCGCCCCAACGCGAGCGAGTCTTCTCACCGGACGAGACCACTTGAGAACCGGAGTGAGTGGAGTCACCCGAGGGTTCGAAAACGTACGTCCAGAGGAAGTCACAATTGCCGAACTCTTCCGAGACGCTGGCTATCGGACCGCGTGCTTTGGGAAATGGCACAACGGACGACACATGCCAATGCACCCGAATGGACAGGGTTTCGAGACGTTTATCGGATTCTGCGCCGGTCACTGGAACACCTATTTCGATCCACCGCTTGAGCACAACGGAGAAGAGATTCAGGGACAGGGCTACATCACTGACTTTCTGACTGATGAAGCCATCAAGTTCATTCAGACAGACGATGACGAACCTTGGCTTTGCTATGTCGCTTACAACACCCCTCACTCACCTTGGCGCGTTCCGGATGAGTATTGGAATCGCTTCAACAAGATGGGGCTCGACACCAAAGCGCAATGTGCTTACGCCATGGTCGCGAACATTGATGACAATTTCGGGAGACTGATCGCCGCCCTCGATGAAACTTCCGCAGACGAGACAATAGTTCTGTTCCTGACTGACAACGGGGCCAACTCGGATCGGTTCAACGCGGGAATGAAAGGACGCAAAGCGTCGATCGACGAAGGCGGATCGCGCGTCCCGCTCCTGGTCCGCTATCCAGATGTCATTTCATCCGGAACCATGGTGGAGCCAATCGCTTCACATCTCGACTTGCTGCCCACACTCGCAGAATTCTGCAGCGTTGAAGTGCCTGAAGAAGTTCGAGAGCGACTCAACGGAACATCTCTCGTTCCGCTCCTGACCGATTCGACTTCCCCGTCCGAATGGCCGAGCCGGACGATCTTTACCGATATGTATCGAATGACTCGCCCCAAACACTTTCGTGCAGCCGTCAGAACGAATCAGTGGAGAGCCACAATTCAGGGAGCATCGGCCGACTCTCAGCATTGGAAGCTGTACGACATGGTTTCCGATCCAGGCCAGCAGAAAAACGTCGCTGCATTCCATCCCGAAGTGGTCACACAACTCCGTGAAAGCTACCTCAAATGGCGATCGACGATCGATCTCGATTCGCTCGATGATGTGCGCATTCCAGTGGGTCATCCCTCCCGGAATGCTTTTCGGCTCCCGGCGAATGAAGCCTTCTTGATCCCGGACGTTGGAGAAGGGATTCGCTACACCGGCGACACTTCGGCCGGGTATGCCAACAGCTGGATCACTGATTGGACAAACACGGACGCTTATCCAGAGTGGACCATCGAAGTGACAGAAGCTGGACGATATTCAATCAGCCTCGAATACACCTGTCCGCTTGAAAGCGTTGGAAGTCAACTTCGCATCGAAATCGGCGATCAGACAACCGCCGTTAACATTCCCAAAGCCTTCGATCCACCGCTCGTTCCCAAACCGGACTATTTGTACTCAACGAACTACCAGGACAAATCGAGCTGGGCGACTCTCGAGATTGATGAGTACGACCTCGAAGCTGGGGTTTATCCAATTCGCGTCAAAATAAACTCATTGGCCGGTGAAAAGGGAATCGACCTGGGCTCGCTGACTCTCATCCGATCAGGGAACTCGAACTGA
- the hisH gene encoding imidazole glycerol phosphate synthase subunit HisH has product MIGIIDYGMGNLRSVQKAFEFLGVHAQIVSRPSELDQYHGLILPGVGAFRDAIQEIRQKDFPSALRDSVDSGKPLLGICLGLQLLFETSYEDGEYEGLGLIDGDVVRFQNEPELKIPHMGWNAVDTVQTHPLLEGISTESHFYFVHSFFVRPSDRVTVIGETTHGTQTFASIVAKGNLMATQFHPEKSQRVGLQLLRNYANLVEESATIRS; this is encoded by the coding sequence ATGATTGGAATTATCGATTACGGGATGGGCAACCTGCGAAGCGTCCAAAAGGCCTTCGAGTTTCTGGGAGTCCATGCGCAAATCGTGAGTCGTCCGAGCGAGTTGGACCAGTACCACGGATTGATTCTGCCGGGAGTCGGGGCATTTCGAGATGCGATTCAGGAAATCCGTCAGAAGGACTTTCCGTCTGCTCTCCGTGATTCTGTCGATTCCGGAAAGCCGCTTCTCGGAATTTGTTTGGGACTGCAGCTTCTCTTCGAAACGAGCTACGAAGATGGAGAATATGAAGGCTTGGGATTAATCGACGGGGATGTCGTTCGGTTTCAGAATGAGCCGGAACTCAAGATTCCCCACATGGGCTGGAATGCTGTGGATACCGTTCAGACCCATCCGTTGTTGGAAGGAATCTCAACGGAATCGCATTTCTATTTTGTGCACAGTTTTTTCGTCCGTCCCAGCGATCGAGTGACCGTCATCGGGGAGACGACTCATGGAACTCAGACCTTTGCTTCAATCGTAGCAAAGGGAAACCTGATGGCGACTCAGTTTCATCCGGAGAAAAGTCAGCGGGTCGGATTGCAACTCCTGAGAAACTATGCCAATCTCGTTGAAGAATCTGCGACAATTCGGAGTTGA